Below is a window of Gammaproteobacteria bacterium DNA.
CGTGGATCACCCGCCAGTTTGTATTTCGCGCTGAATATCGCAGCTACGTCGTGTTTACCAGTCGCGACGACAACCAGGAAATAGACGAATGGAAAGCAGGCTTCACCTTTTACTTCTGAGCACCGTCCCTGCCCTGCTGCTGGCCCTGCCAGCGGCGGCAATCGACGAAGACTCCGCCGAACGCCAGGTATCGGTGATACAGCCCGAGCTGGAGCGGCGTGACATCGATCCGCCGCGTATCGACACCGAAGACTTCGAGCTTGGCGTGTTTGGCGGTGTGATGAGCGTCGAGGACTTTGGCTCCAACACCGTCAGGGGCGTGCGCTTCAGCTATCACGTCAGCGAAGGGTTTTTCGGCGAGGCGGCCTACGCTACTACCGACGCCGGCCAGACCAGTTACGAGGTGCTGAGCGGCGCGGCCAGTCTGCTTACTGCGGACGAACGCGAGTTCAGCTACTACTCACTGTCCATCGGCTACAACGTGCTGCCGGGTGAACTGTTTGTCGGCCGCAAACGGGCATTGGGTGCCGCGCTTTATTTCGTCGCCGGCGTCGGCAACACCGAGTTTGCCGGCGAAGACCAGTTCACCGTGAGCTTTGGCGCCGGTGCACGCGTATTGCTGACCGACTGGCTGGCCGTGCACTTCGACGTGCGCGACCAGATGTTCGACAGCGACCTGCTCGGCACGTCCAAGACCACTCACAACATTGGCCTGCACATGGGCCTGACCGGATTCTTTTGAGGAACAGCTGCATGTTGAAGAAGTTATATATCGCGATTTTCTGTGCCGTTGCGCTGACCAGCGGGCCGGCAATCTCGAAAATCAGCGGCCAGGCCCCGGATTTTGCCCTCAAGAGCGCATCGGGTGAGAACATCCGG
It encodes the following:
- a CDS encoding outer membrane beta-barrel domain-containing protein; the protein is MESRLHLLLLSTVPALLLALPAAAIDEDSAERQVSVIQPELERRDIDPPRIDTEDFELGVFGGVMSVEDFGSNTVRGVRFSYHVSEGFFGEAAYATTDAGQTSYEVLSGAASLLTADEREFSYYSLSIGYNVLPGELFVGRKRALGAALYFVAGVGNTEFAGEDQFTVSFGAGARVLLTDWLAVHFDVRDQMFDSDLLGTSKTTHNIGLHMGLTGFF